A region of Clostridium acetobutylicum ATCC 824 DNA encodes the following proteins:
- a CDS encoding TraB/GumN family protein has product MKNHKKLITLSILLLILISLIAVYNIKKYTKPKSEGIFYKVESNGNSLYLGGTIHIGKNEPIKFSKAVENAYEKSTTLVVETDITNTSTIRKYGKDVTYSSGDNLYKHITPAAKKHIEPIMKKLNLNLDTYKNDTLGYLYSTILNSELLSDDANSYGFDYYFLKRAKNDNKKIVALEDAKTQAAAINAGGDAYQNYQLENMLYPDDAKKAFNTQYNAVLNGDVNYFEKYDFGKNSNNKAVRDYYNSLILQRNINMYNKIKSYISSGKKYFIVVGTGHVLGPDGLVKMLKKDGFTVTRLK; this is encoded by the coding sequence ATGAAAAATCACAAAAAACTAATTACACTTTCAATACTACTTTTAATTCTCATAAGTTTAATTGCTGTATACAATATAAAAAAATACACTAAGCCAAAATCAGAAGGCATCTTTTACAAAGTAGAAAGTAACGGAAACTCATTATATTTGGGTGGTACAATCCACATTGGAAAAAATGAGCCTATTAAATTTTCTAAAGCTGTTGAAAATGCCTATGAAAAATCCACTACATTAGTTGTAGAAACCGACATTACAAACACTAGTACAATACGTAAATATGGAAAAGATGTAACTTACTCAAGTGGTGATAATTTATACAAGCATATAACTCCTGCCGCAAAAAAACATATTGAACCAATTATGAAAAAATTAAATTTAAATCTTGATACCTACAAAAATGATACTCTAGGTTATTTATACAGTACCATTCTTAATAGTGAATTATTATCTGATGATGCAAACAGCTACGGCTTTGATTACTATTTTCTAAAAAGAGCTAAAAATGATAACAAAAAAATTGTTGCTTTAGAAGATGCTAAAACTCAAGCTGCCGCAATAAATGCTGGTGGAGATGCTTATCAAAATTATCAACTTGAAAATATGCTCTATCCTGATGATGCTAAAAAAGCTTTTAATACTCAATATAATGCAGTCTTAAATGGTGATGTGAATTATTTTGAAAAATACGACTTTGGAAAGAATTCAAATAATAAAGCCGTTCGAGATTATTACAATTCTCTAATATTACAAAGAAACATTAACATGTATAATAAAATAAAAAGTTATATATCCTCAGGCAAAAAATATTTTATAGTTGTTGGAACCGGACACGTACTTGGACCCGATGGACTTGTAAAAATGTTAAAGAAAGATGGTTTTACAGTCACAAGACTTAAATAA
- the sigI gene encoding RNA polymerase sigma factor SigI, with amino-acid sequence MLFNRSLEDRIQKAKESKEELNRLIQEYKPFIASLLQKKTGKYLQYGYDDELSIGMIAFEEAVESYDRNKGKFLSFAKRVIILRAIDYYRKNQKFKNIVYLQGNYDSENNDINPIMFNKAMEQYKNKSINEIRRLEILEYKKELREWGIEFVNLVQASPKQEKLKKTYKNIANVIVHNQDILNKLIRVKRLPIKEIEKNIYINRKKLERGRIYIIALVIAEIGDYRLIREYIE; translated from the coding sequence ATGCTTTTTAACAGGTCACTTGAAGATCGTATACAGAAGGCGAAAGAAAGTAAAGAAGAATTGAATAGACTAATTCAAGAGTACAAGCCTTTTATAGCAAGCCTTTTGCAGAAAAAAACGGGAAAGTACTTGCAATATGGATATGATGATGAACTTTCAATTGGTATGATAGCTTTTGAAGAAGCTGTTGAATCGTATGATAGAAATAAAGGGAAATTTCTAAGTTTTGCTAAGCGAGTTATTATTCTAAGAGCTATAGATTATTATAGAAAAAATCAAAAATTTAAAAATATAGTTTATTTGCAAGGAAATTATGACTCGGAAAATAATGATATAAATCCTATAATGTTCAATAAGGCAATGGAACAATATAAAAATAAGAGTATAAATGAAATAAGAAGATTAGAGATTTTAGAATATAAAAAGGAGCTTAGAGAATGGGGAATTGAATTTGTAAACTTAGTACAAGCTTCTCCAAAACAAGAAAAGTTAAAGAAAACTTATAAGAACATTGCTAACGTTATTGTACATAACCAAGACATTCTTAATAAATTGATAAGAGTAAAAAGACTACCTATAAAAGAAATAGAAAAGAATATATACATAAATCGAAAAAAGCTTGAAAGAGGGAGAATATACATCATAGCATTAGTAATTGCAGAAATAGGTGACTATAGATTGATACGAGAATATATAGAATGA
- a CDS encoding anti-sigma factor domain-containing protein: MKGIVIEELKYKLIILTEKGDFIEIDKLNTRAKIGQEINIKSKKISTKKALRRFALAATAILIFFIINSLIYGMIFTREYVVVDINPNNNKNVAMEIHYNYFGNIIKLQAANKKGVSIVKKMRNLKFKATNVVINNFIRTAQNDKFIDSGKQNTIVITIASSSKSINDESIDSSLEHYIKENKINARPMIVLGNDIDYKKSKQVGIPIDKFILINKVIKNNPSYKFYDLNKKSIDELINIANQEENY; encoded by the coding sequence ATGAAGGGAATTGTAATTGAAGAATTAAAGTATAAACTTATCATACTAACAGAAAAAGGAGATTTTATAGAAATAGATAAATTAAATACAAGAGCAAAAATCGGACAAGAAATAAATATAAAAAGTAAAAAAATTAGTACAAAAAAAGCTTTAAGAAGATTTGCTTTGGCTGCAACTGCAATACTAATTTTTTTTATAATAAATTCTTTGATTTATGGCATGATTTTCACAAGAGAATATGTAGTTGTTGATATAAATCCTAATAATAATAAAAATGTGGCCATGGAAATACATTATAATTACTTTGGAAATATTATAAAATTACAGGCAGCAAATAAAAAAGGAGTTTCTATTGTAAAAAAAATGAGAAACTTGAAATTTAAAGCTACTAATGTAGTAATCAATAACTTTATTAGAACAGCACAAAACGATAAATTTATTGATTCTGGAAAACAAAATACAATCGTAATAACAATAGCAAGTTCTAGCAAAAGTATTAATGATGAAAGTATTGATAGTTCATTGGAACATTATATTAAGGAAAATAAGATAAATGCAAGGCCCATGATTGTATTAGGAAATGATATTGATTATAAAAAATCCAAACAAGTAGGCATTCCAATAGATAAGTTTATTTTAATAAATAAAGTTATAAAAAATAATCCTTCCTATAAATTTTATGATTTAAATAAAAAATCTATAGATGAACTTATTAACATAGCTAATCAGGAAGAAAATTATTAA
- a CDS encoding glycoside hydrolase family 68 protein, translating to MICSGIITQQTFASTNDMNYKETYGVSHITRYNMSKIPMEQNDLKFKVPQFNASTLKNIASAKGYDKNGNLIDLDVWDSWPLQNGDGTVANYHGYHIVFALAGDPKNQDDTSIYMFYQKIGENSIDSWKNAGKVFKDSDKYVANDPYLKYQTQEWSGSATLTSDGQVRLFYTDFSGVAKDGGTDASNQVITTTQVNLSQPDSNTINIDSVSDHKSVFDGGNGTIYQNVQQFIDEGKWSSGDNHTLRDPHYVEDNGRKYLVFEANTGTNDGYQGDTSLLNKAFYGRSQSFFKTEKDQLLIDTNKKHDASLANGALGIIELNNDYTLKKEMKPLIASNTVTDEIERANVFKMNGRWYLFTDSRGSKMTINGISSKDIYMLGFSSNSLTGPYKPLNKTGLVLNLNLDPTDLTFTYSHFAVPQTNGKNVVITSYITNRGMYSDHHSSFAPSFLLNIKGTKTSVISNSILQQGQLTIDNY from the coding sequence ATGATTTGTAGTGGAATTATAACTCAGCAAACTTTTGCTTCAACTAATGACATGAATTACAAAGAAACATATGGAGTTTCGCATATTACTCGTTATAATATGTCAAAAATACCAATGGAGCAAAATGACTTAAAATTTAAAGTGCCTCAATTTAATGCATCAACATTAAAAAATATAGCTTCAGCAAAGGGTTATGATAAGAATGGTAATTTGATAGATTTGGATGTATGGGATAGCTGGCCATTGCAAAATGGTGATGGAACAGTGGCTAACTACCATGGGTATCATATTGTTTTCGCTTTGGCAGGTGATCCTAAAAATCAAGATGATACTTCTATTTATATGTTTTATCAAAAGATTGGAGAAAACTCCATTGATAGTTGGAAGAATGCAGGTAAAGTGTTTAAAGATAGTGATAAATACGTTGCCAATGATCCTTATCTTAAGTATCAAACACAAGAATGGTCTGGTTCTGCAACTTTAACATCTGATGGTCAAGTTCGTTTGTTTTACACAGATTTTTCGGGAGTAGCAAAAGATGGTGGAACAGATGCTAGTAATCAAGTTATAACAACTACTCAAGTGAATTTATCTCAACCAGATTCAAATACAATTAATATTGATAGTGTAAGTGATCATAAATCTGTTTTTGACGGAGGAAATGGGACAATCTATCAGAACGTTCAGCAATTTATAGATGAAGGTAAATGGAGTTCTGGCGATAATCATACCTTGAGAGATCCTCATTATGTGGAAGATAATGGCCGCAAATATCTTGTTTTCGAGGCTAACACAGGAACAAACGATGGTTACCAAGGAGATACTTCTCTACTCAATAAAGCTTTTTATGGTAGAAGTCAAAGTTTCTTTAAAACAGAAAAAGATCAATTATTAATTGATACTAATAAAAAGCATGATGCTTCTTTAGCTAATGGGGCACTAGGCATTATTGAATTAAATAATGACTATACATTAAAAAAAGAAATGAAACCATTAATTGCATCCAATACTGTAACAGATGAAATTGAACGTGCTAATGTATTTAAAATGAATGGTAGATGGTACCTATTTACAGATTCAAGAGGATCTAAAATGACTATTAATGGAATAAGTTCAAAAGATATATACATGCTAGGTTTTAGTTCAAATTCCTTGACTGGTCCATACAAACCATTGAATAAAACTGGCCTTGTACTAAATTTAAACCTTGATCCTACTGATCTAACATTTACGTACTCTCATTTTGCTGTTCCTCAAACTAATGGTAAAAACGTAGTAATAACAAGTTACATAACAAATAGAGGAATGTATTCAGATCATCACTCTAGTTTTGCACCAAGTTTTCTACTTAATATTAAAGGAACCAAAACATCTGTTATATCAAATAGCATTCTTCAGCAAGGACAACTTACTATTGATAATTATTAA
- a CDS encoding glycoside hydrolase family 32 protein, translating into MKRKKLKLLTILMIFTVIILIVLLSLYIQNNSTIKSTTTKKQNYREVYHFTVPNKWKNDPQRPVFFDGEYHYYYLYNKDYPNGNGTEWRQATSKDLVTWKDEGVCIPKYTNENGDIWSGSFVVDAQNTAGFGKGAIVAIVTQPSASMDKQEQFLWYSTDRGRTFKPYSNQPIIPNPCTKDFRDPKIIWDFKNNKWVMVLAEGTKIGFYESYNLKNWQHTGDFFTNNIGIVECPDIFMMQSNDGNYKWILGTSANGKVSGEPNTYAYWVGNYDGKKFIADISTPKWLDYGFDWYAAVTFESENQSKNLKKRYALAWMNNWDYANNTPTIQNRFNGMDSIVREITLSKQKDNTYSLLSKPIKRIENITTSIDQFKQISVKGLKHLKVQGKAYQLDTDINWVDAKNVGIRLRESLDKKRHIDVGIFTEGKYSYVNRAYTGNPDKSKKYVESRAPFDINNKKVHLRIFVDKVSVEVFIDDGKITYSNEVFPRPEDKGITLFSIKGKAVFKNITIKHID; encoded by the coding sequence TTGAAGAGAAAAAAGCTTAAGTTATTAACTATTTTAATGATTTTTACAGTTATAATATTAATTGTTTTATTATCCTTATATATACAAAATAATAGCACAATAAAATCTACTACCACTAAAAAACAAAATTATAGAGAAGTGTATCATTTTACAGTGCCTAATAAATGGAAAAACGACCCTCAAAGGCCTGTATTTTTTGATGGAGAGTATCATTACTATTATCTGTATAACAAAGACTATCCTAATGGTAATGGTACTGAATGGCGTCAGGCAACGTCTAAAGATTTAGTAACTTGGAAAGATGAGGGAGTTTGTATTCCTAAATATACAAATGAGAATGGAGATATATGGTCGGGATCTTTCGTTGTCGATGCACAAAATACAGCGGGTTTTGGAAAAGGTGCTATTGTTGCTATAGTAACACAACCTTCTGCAAGTATGGATAAGCAGGAACAATTTCTTTGGTACAGTACAGACAGAGGAAGAACATTTAAACCCTATAGTAATCAGCCTATAATACCTAATCCATGTACAAAAGATTTTAGAGATCCCAAAATCATTTGGGATTTTAAAAATAATAAATGGGTGATGGTCTTAGCTGAAGGGACAAAAATTGGTTTCTATGAATCTTATAATTTAAAAAACTGGCAACACACAGGTGATTTTTTTACAAACAATATTGGTATTGTAGAATGCCCAGATATTTTTATGATGCAATCAAATGATGGAAATTATAAGTGGATTTTGGGTACTAGTGCTAACGGTAAAGTTTCAGGTGAGCCAAATACCTATGCATATTGGGTAGGAAATTATGACGGAAAAAAATTTATTGCCGATATAAGCACTCCTAAATGGTTAGACTACGGCTTTGATTGGTATGCAGCTGTGACTTTTGAGAGTGAAAATCAAAGCAAAAACCTAAAAAAGCGCTATGCTTTAGCATGGATGAATAACTGGGATTATGCTAATAACACACCAACAATTCAGAATAGGTTTAACGGAATGGACTCTATTGTGCGAGAAATCACTCTAAGTAAACAAAAGGATAATACATATAGTTTGCTTTCAAAACCTATTAAAAGAATAGAAAATATTACAACATCAATAGATCAATTTAAGCAAATTTCAGTAAAGGGATTAAAACATCTTAAGGTTCAAGGTAAGGCATATCAACTCGATACAGACATAAATTGGGTAGATGCTAAGAACGTAGGAATTAGACTTCGAGAGTCTCTAGATAAAAAACGCCATATTGACGTTGGAATTTTCACTGAAGGTAAGTATTCCTATGTGAATAGAGCCTATACAGGAAATCCAGATAAAAGCAAAAAATATGTTGAAAGCAGAGCACCATTTGATATAAATAATAAGAAGGTTCATCTAAGAATTTTTGTTGATAAAGTAAGTGTAGAAGTATTCATTGATGATGGCAAAATTACTTACTCAAATGAGGTATTTCCGAGACCAGAAGACAAAGGAATAACTCTTTTTTCTATTAAAGGTAAAGCCGTCTTTAAAAATATTACGATTAAGCATATTGATTAA